The proteins below are encoded in one region of Malaclemys terrapin pileata isolate rMalTer1 chromosome 20, rMalTer1.hap1, whole genome shotgun sequence:
- the VASP gene encoding LOW QUALITY PROTEIN: vasodilator-stimulated phosphoprotein (The sequence of the model RefSeq protein was modified relative to this genomic sequence to represent the inferred CDS: deleted 3 bases in 2 codons) encodes MRPQSRGSQGPSETVVCATRATVMLYDDANKKWVAAGSGPQAVSWVQIYHSPGSNTFRVVGRKMQADQQVVINCAIVKGMKYNQATPNFHQWRDARQVWGLNFSTKEDASQFASGMLLALDRLEAGLAPSGPPQNGPSPDEIEQQKRQQLEQEQERRVASAGAPATPSGGGPPPPPGPPPPPGPPPPPGLPAAAGGPSPATGGPPPALGGRRPPPPLPAAQGPGAGGGGASGLAAAIASAKLRKIAKQEDGAGPAGGSAGTAPKNEASRGGGGGGLMEEMSAMLARRRKATLPGEKPGPKKDDDVSSQQDAAEPSGTRTPSLPSDSVRRPWEKNSSTLPRMKSAAPSSTEPPAAQMSPDLERIKQELLEEVRRELQKLKEEIIEAFVLELRKRGSP; translated from the exons CGAGACGGTCGTCTGCGCCACCCGCGCCACGGTGATGCTGTACGACGATGCCAACAAGAAGTGGGTGGCGGCGGGGAGCGGCCCCCAGGCTGTCAGCTGGGTGCAGATCTACCACAGCCCGGGCAGCAACACCTTCCGCGTGGTGGGCCGCAAGATGCAGGCGGACCagcag gtgGTCATTAACTGTGCGATCGTGAAGGGGATGAAGTACAACCAGGCCACACCCAACTTCCACCAGTGGCGCGACGCCCGCCAGGTCTGGGGGCTCAACTTCAGCACCAAGGAGGACGCCAGCCAGTTCGCCAGCGGGATGCTGCTTGCcctggaccggctggaggcgg GCTTGGCTCCGTCCGGGCCCCCCCAGAACGGCCCCTCCCCAGATGAGATAGAGCAACAGAAAAG gcagcagctggagcaggaaCAGGAGCGCCGGGTGGCCAGTGCAG GAGCTCCAGCGACCCCTTCGGGGGGaggccccccgccacccccgggACCGCCGCCCCCTCCAGGGCCGCCTCCGCCACCTGGCCTgcccgctgctgctggggggccGTCCCCCGCGACTGGGGGGCCACCACCCGCG CTGGGGGGCCGCCGCCCGCCCCCCCCTCTGCCTGCTGCGCAGGGCCCTGGGGCCGGAGGCGGGGGGGCCAGTGGCCTGGCAGCCGCCATCGCAAGCGCAAAACTCAGGAAAATCGCCaag CAGGAGGATGGcgctgggccggcggggggcagcgctgggaCAGCCCCAAAGAACGAGGCCAGTcgtggtggggggggcgggggcctgATGGAGGAGATGAGCGCCATGCTGGCCAGACG GCGGAAAGCCACGCTGCCGGGCGAGAAGCCTGGGCCAAAGAAAGATGACGACGTTTCCAGC cagcaagACGCCGCCGAACCCTCAGGTACTAGGACCCCGAGCCTGCCGAGCG ACTCGGTGCGGAGGCCCTGGGAGAAGAACAGCTCCACCCTGCCCAG gatgAAATCAGCTGCCCCCAGCAGCACGGAGCCCCCCGCC GCACAGATGAGTCCTGACCTGGAGCGGATCAAACAG gagctgctggaggaggtgCGCCGGGAGCTGCAGAAACTGAAGGAGGAGATCATCGAGG cgtTCGTGCTGGAACTGCGGAAGCGGGGCTCGccctag
- the OPA3 gene encoding LOW QUALITY PROTEIN: optic atrophy 3 protein (The sequence of the model RefSeq protein was modified relative to this genomic sequence to represent the inferred CDS: inserted 2 bases in 1 codon) has translation MVAGAFPIXLGVRQLSRPLAARIKAGARASPFFRAYVCGPPAQLYHWVEMRTKMRIMGFPGATIKPLNEEAAAELGAELLGEAIVFGVGGLCIFLEYARQASNTRRKEEEQSSALVGLQEQVAELGLAVETLDAQLREVNRLLLDVSTSAKK, from the exons ATGGTGGCCGGCGCGTTCCCCAT GCTGGGCGTGCGGCAGCTGAGTCGGCCCCTGGCCGCGCGCATCAAGGCAGGGGCTCGCGCCAGCCCCTTTTTCCGGGCCTACGTCTGCGGGCCGCCCGCGCAGC tgtACCACTGGGTGGAGATGCGAACCAAGATGCGGATCATGGGCTTCCCGGGCGCCACCATCAAGCCCCTGaacgaggaggcggcggcggagCTGGGCGCGGAGCTGCTGGGCGAAGCCATCGTCTTCGGCGTGGGCGGCCTGTGCATCTTCCTGGAGTACGCCCGCCAGGCCTCCAACAccaggaggaaggaggaggagcagagcagcgcCCTCGTGGGCCTGCAAGAGCAGGTGGCCGAGCTGGGCCTGGCCGTGGAGACCCTGGACGCGCAGCTGCGCGAGGTGAACCGCCTGCTGCTGGACGTCTCCACCAGCGCCAAGAAATAG